A single Dechloromonas denitrificans DNA region contains:
- a CDS encoding transglycosylase SLT domain-containing protein → MKRSKSTKPGHRPWALCILIAITALSKPAQADLEKNEQAVALRNEARNYEHGNGVPRDPGKAVQLYCEASRLGDVEAQYNLGWMHANGRGITRDDATAAYFFAMAAKQGDALSQRMLRQVGEPVSKPPECLFDSDGHDIVTTAMPEHRKVMDMVLKLAPEYGVYPRLAMAIIRAESNFNPGAVSPKNAQGLMQLIPETAERFNVKKPFDPEQNIRGGLSYLRWLLAYFKGDVALVAAAYNAGEGAVNRYAGIPPYAETQGYVKRIRDIFKRENHPFDPTITGPSPELPKITSRRVM, encoded by the coding sequence ATGAAGCGCTCAAAGTCGACGAAACCAGGTCACAGGCCTTGGGCGCTATGCATTCTTATCGCCATCACCGCACTCTCCAAACCAGCTCAGGCTGATTTGGAGAAAAATGAGCAAGCGGTGGCATTGCGCAACGAAGCGCGCAATTACGAGCACGGCAACGGTGTCCCACGCGACCCGGGCAAGGCTGTTCAGTTGTATTGCGAAGCCTCTCGTCTGGGTGACGTCGAGGCTCAATACAATCTCGGCTGGATGCACGCCAATGGTCGCGGCATTACCCGTGACGATGCGACAGCAGCCTATTTTTTTGCGATGGCGGCGAAACAAGGCGATGCGCTTTCCCAGCGCATGCTGCGTCAGGTTGGAGAACCCGTCAGCAAGCCTCCTGAGTGCCTTTTTGACAGCGACGGTCATGATATCGTCACCACGGCCATGCCGGAGCACCGAAAAGTCATGGATATGGTGCTCAAGCTGGCTCCGGAATATGGCGTATATCCCCGACTTGCAATGGCTATCATCCGTGCCGAATCGAACTTCAATCCGGGAGCAGTGTCCCCAAAGAATGCTCAAGGACTGATGCAACTGATTCCTGAAACGGCCGAACGATTCAACGTAAAAAAGCCTTTCGATCCTGAACAGAATATCCGCGGCGGCCTTTCGTACTTACGTTGGCTTCTTGCCTACTTCAAGGGTGATGTAGCGCTGGTAGCAGCAGCCTACAATGCGGGGGAAGGTGCGGTGAATCGATACGCCGGGATTCCTCCCTATGCCGAGACGCAAGGCTACGTCAAACGCATACGCGATATTTTCAAGCGGGAGAATCATCCTTTCGATCCGACAATCACTGGCCCATCACCTGAATTGCCAAAAATAACTTCGCGCAGGGTGATGTGA
- a CDS encoding S1 family peptidase produces MRTSKCFSGWLFAALGLCLATEAVAELADTIERVKPSIVVVGTYKKTNSPPFVLRGTGFVIGNGNLVATNSHVVPDTLEPDAPVLVIQTRNLSGESQVRRAYLATRDKEHDLAVLRIEGTALPALKLGNSDLVREGLSVGFTGFPIGGALGFSPVTHRGMISSITPIALPGATAQQLNEKVIRRIKGGTFNIFQLDATAYPGNSGSPVFDTESGDVIGIINMVFIKGSKETALSQPSGISYAIPANFLKSIVDIP; encoded by the coding sequence GTGAGGACCAGTAAATGTTTTAGCGGATGGCTTTTTGCCGCCCTTGGATTATGTCTGGCAACTGAAGCAGTTGCCGAACTGGCCGATACCATTGAGCGCGTCAAACCTTCGATTGTCGTTGTCGGGACTTACAAAAAAACAAATAGTCCACCGTTTGTCTTGCGCGGTACGGGGTTCGTGATCGGCAATGGAAATCTGGTTGCGACAAACTCACACGTCGTTCCGGACACCCTAGAACCGGATGCTCCGGTTCTGGTCATTCAGACACGCAACCTCAGCGGAGAGTCGCAGGTTAGGCGCGCTTATCTCGCCACCCGCGATAAAGAACACGATCTGGCAGTCCTGCGTATTGAAGGGACGGCCCTACCGGCACTTAAACTGGGCAACTCGGACTTGGTGCGCGAGGGCCTGTCGGTCGGATTTACCGGTTTTCCGATCGGGGGTGCCTTGGGCTTTTCACCGGTCACCCATCGCGGCATGATTTCCTCAATAACCCCAATCGCCCTGCCCGGTGCGACTGCCCAGCAACTAAATGAAAAAGTGATCCGTCGCATCAAGGGCGGAACCTTCAACATTTTTCAACTGGATGCCACGGCTTATCCCGGAAACAGCGGCAGCCCGGTCTTTGACACGGAAAGTGGTGACGTGATCGGGATCATCAATATGGTTTTCATCAAAGGTAGCAAGGAAACTGCCTTGAGCCAACCATCGGGAATCAGCTATGCGATTCCTGCAAACTTCTTGAAAAGCATCGTCGATAT